One Scophthalmus maximus strain ysfricsl-2021 chromosome 9, ASM2237912v1, whole genome shotgun sequence genomic region harbors:
- the LOC124850496 gene encoding protocadherin gamma-C3-like has protein sequence MEERGQRRRVNCWWLAGVLLLCFEERVLAQLRYSVPEEAQVGSAVGNVAKDLGLDTSTLTDRRFRIVSGPNHALFQLNQNTGVLYVGEIMDREEICDGTKVCLINLKIVVESPLEIHYVGVEITDVNDHAPTFPENEQRLEIAEHTPPGTRFQIHAARDPDVGTQSVRVYKLKQNEFFDTDVRDSEGDKIPFLVLRKPLDREQKAEHDLILTAMDGGSPSKSGSLNITITVLDANDNRPVFSKDTYTVSLDENAPIGTLVIQLNATDLDEGLNSQIEYTFGKTQKKKVHDTFELDSLTGEIRVKGKVDFEDTEIYKLDLQASDKGQLPWTAESRVVIKIKDVNDNKPEIEVTSLSNVVPEDSKPGTVISLISVTDRDSGVNGKVICKILDNVPFDLTPSIEENMYSLVTKGRLDRETVSHYDITIRATDGGDPPLSSEKSLRVQVSDVNDNRPVFSQNPFELYLVENNAPGTSIFSVTAADTDLNENAAITYHIVRRDALQGDMISYLNVNSENGQISALKSFDFETLKTFHFHVVASDSGTPSLSSNVTVNVFILDQNDNAPVILYPVSSNGSAEGVEEIPRNVNAGHLVTKVRAYDADIGYNGWLLFSLQEVTDHSLFGLDRYTGQIRTLRSFTETDEAEHKLIILVKDNGNVSLSATATVIVKLVEPKEAFAASDVKSSTKADEDNNVTFYLMITLGSVSALFLISIIVLISMQCSKSSPDYTSKYLQETNYDGTLCHSIQYRSGDKRYMLVGPRMSIGSTIVPGSHANTLMLPDRRRTSEEVRA, from the coding sequence ATGGAAGAACGAGGACAAAGGCGCCGGGTGAACTGCTGGTGGCTGGCCGGGGTTTTGTTGCTGTGCTTTGAGGAGCGGGTTTTGGCTCAGCTAAGATACTCGGTTCCGGAGGAAGCGCAAGTGGGATCCGCTGTCGGAAATGTTGCCAAGGATTTAGGGCTCGACACAAGCACTTTGACTGACAGGCGGTTTCGCATCGTTTCGGGTCCGAATCATGCTCTGTTTCAGTTGAATCAGAACACTGGAGTGTTGTATGTGGGGGAAATAATGGACCGCGAAGAAATCTGCGATGGGACCAAGGTTTGTTTGATAAACCTGAAAATTGTTGTCGAAAGCCCACTGGAAATACATTACGTTGGCGTTGAAATAACGGATGTAAATGACCACGCACCGACGTTTCCAGAAAACGAGCAGCGACTGGAAATAGCAGAGCACACTCCCCCAGGTACCCGTTTCCAAATCCATGCAGCTAGAGACCCCGATGTCGGCACACAGTCAGTTCGAGTATATaaattgaaacaaaatgaattttTTGATACAGACGTGAGAGACAGCGAGGGCGACAAAATACCGTTTTTAGTGCTGAGGAAGCCTTTGGACAGGGAGCAAAAGGCAGAGCATGATTTAATATTAACGGCTATGGATGGAGGCAGTCCGTCCAAATCTGGGAGTCTTAACATAACGATCACTGTACTAGATGCAAATGATAATCGGCCCGTGTTCAGCAAAGATACATACACTGTGTCATTAGATGAAAATGCCCCGATTGGAACACTTGTGATACAATTGAACGCTACAGATTTAGATGAAGGTTTGAATAGCCAAATTGAATacacatttggaaaaacacaaaagaagaaagtgcACGATACCTTTGAATTAGACAGTTTGACTGGTGAGATTCGAGTGAAAGGAAAAGTGGACTTTGAGGACACGGAGATTTACAAACTAGACCTGCAGGCTTCAGATAAGGGTCAGCTGCCCTGGACGGCCGAAAGTAGAGTTGTGATAAAAATTAAAGATGTGAATGATAATAAACCAGAGATTGAAGTGACTTCACTTTCAAACGTTGTCCCCGAGGATTCAAAGCCCGGCACTGTTATCTCTCTCATTAGTGTTACGGACAGAGACTCTGGTGTTAATGGGAAAGTTATTTGTAAAATCTTGGACAATGTTCCTTTTGATTTGACGCCATCCATTGAGGAAAACATGTACTCTCTCGTCACAAAGGGGCGTTTGGACCGAGAAACCGTGTCACATTATGACATCACGATAAGAGCTACTGACGGTGGGGATCCTCCACTTTCCTCTGAAAAATCCTTGCGCGTTCAGGTGTCAGACGTAAATGACAACAGACCAGTTTTCAGTCAGAATCCATTTGAACTTTATTTGGTAGAAAACAATGCTCCAGGTACGtcaatattttctgtaactGCTGCTGATACTGATCTGAATGAAAATGCAGCAATAACGTACCACATTGTGAGACGGGATGCGTTGCAGGGTGATATGATATCTTACCTGAACGTAAACTCAGAAAACGGACAAATATCCGCGCTGAAAAGTTTCGactttgaaacactgaaaactttCCACTTCCACGTTGTTGCGTCAGATTCCGGAACTCCGTCACTGAGCAGcaacgtcacagtgaacgtgttcaTTCTGGATCAGAACGACAACGCTCCAGTCATCCTGTATCCAGTCAGCTCCAACGGTTCtgctgaaggtgtggaggagattcCCCGCAACGTGAACGCAGGACACTTGGTGACTAAAGTCAGAGCCTATGACGCTGATATAGGATATAACGGCTGGTTACTGTTCTCactgcaggaagtgactgaccACAGTCTCTTTGGTTTGGACCGCTACACAGGACAGATCAGAACACTTCGctcattcacagagacagacgaggcTGAGCACAAACTGATCATACTGGTGAAAGACAACGGGAACGTTTCTCTCTCAGCAACAGCTACTGTGATTGTCAAACTCGTGGAGCCCAAAGAGGCTTTTGCAGCTTCTGACGTTAAGAGTTCaacaaaagcagatgaagacaacaatgtgactttttacCTGATGATAACTTTGGGCTCAGTTTCAGCACTTTttctcatcagcatcatcgTGTTGATTTCAATGCAGTGCTCAAAATCCTCCCCAGACTATACTTCTAAATATCTACAAGAGACTAATTATGATGGGACACTGTGTCACAGCATCCAGTACAGATCTGGAGACAAACGCTACATGTTAGTTGGACCCAGGATGAGTATAGGATCTACTATAGTCCCAGGAAGTCATGCGAACACACTGATGCTccctgacaggaggaggacatcgGAGGAGGTAAGAGCttga
- the LOC124850517 gene encoding protocadherin alpha-8-like, with the protein MGQRRGIHYWWATFCVCVTLCCVVPVSAQIKYSVPEQVKVGSIVGNVAKDLGLDISSLEDRRFRIVSGTEDSQFDVNQNNGALYVRKNIDREELCESASSCLINLKMVAEDPMEIHYVAVEIIDVNDHSPNFEEEEHVLEIAESTLSGQRFQLPTARDPDVGTNTVRVYKLSHNEYFSIQIRERGEDKIPFLVLQKSLDREKHHEHKLILTAVDGGNPPRSGTLNVTVIVLDSNDNHPIFSQEVYTVTVPENVNPETRVITVKATDLDEGANGEIEYVFGGKIDPKTYDMFMLDKDTGEIRVKGEIDFEMVDVYKLDVHATDRGQPPMSTDCRVIIKVIDENDNTPEIEVTSLSKMVSEDSKPGTVVSLISVTDRDAGLNGKVTCSLSDNVPFELKPSFQDNMYSLVLKHRLDRESVSHYDLEITATDFGQPPLSTFKTLSIDVSDVNDNNPEFLYNPVELYLVENNVPGRIIFSVTASDKDLDENAALTYHIVREEGSQVKNAAFLSINSDNGQISAQKSFDFETLKTFHFHVVASDSGTPSLSSNVTVNVFILDQNDNAPVILYPVSSNGSAEGVEEIPRNVNAGHLVTKVRAYDADIGYNGWLLFSLQEVTDHSLFGLDRYTGQIRTLRSFTETDEAEHKLIILVKDNGNVSLSATATVIVKLVEPKEAFAASDVKSSTKADEDNNVTFYLMITLGSVSALFLISIVVLISMQCSKSSPDYTSKYLQETNYDGTLCHSIQYRSGDKRYMLVGPRMSIGSTIVPGSHANTLMLPDRRRGSGEVRPCFDFSPAHPWIISDEGDMLSEYTS; encoded by the exons ATGGGACAAAGACGAGGAATACACTACTGGTGGGCGaccttctgtgtttgtgtgacgcTGTGCTGCGTGGTGCCGGTTTCAGCTCAGATCAAATATTCCGTTCCAGAGCAAGTCAAAGTGGGATCTATTGTTGGAAATGTCGCCAAGGATCTAGGATTGGACATCAGCTCTTTGGAGGACAGACGGTTTCGTATTGTCTCGGGTACTGAAGATTCTCAGTTTGATGTCAATCAGAACAATGGCGCGTTGTATGTGCGTAAAAACATCGACCGGGAGGAGCTCTGTGAAAGCGCCTCGTCGTGTTTAATAAACCTGAAAATGGTGGCTGAGGATCCGATGGAAATACATTATGTGGCAGTAGAAATTATTGATGTAAATGATCACTCACCCAAttttgaggaggaagagcacGTATTAGAAATTGCCGAGTCCACTCTGTCAGGGCAACGCTTCCAGTTACCAACTGCTCGCGATCCAGATGTTGGCACTAATACAGTGCGTGTGTATAAATTAAGTCATAACGAATATTTTAGCATACAAAttcgagagagaggagaagacaagaTACCTTTCTTGGTTTTACAAAAATCTCTAGATAGGGAAAAGCATCATGAGCACAAACTGATTCTGACAGCAGTTGACGGAGGGAATCCACCGAGATCAGGGACTCTCAATGTCACAGTCATAGTCCTCGATTCAAATGATAATCATCCTATATTTAGCCAAGAAGTGTATACAGTGACagttcctgaaaatgtcaaTCCTGAAACACGTGTGATAACAGTTAAGGCAACTGATCTGGATGAAGGTGCAAATggagaaattgaatatgttttcGGTGGTAAAATTGACCCTAAAACATATGACATGTTTATGTTAGATAAAGACACTGGTGAAATTCGAGTAAAAGGTGAAATTGACTTTGAGATGGTTGACGTCTATAAGTTAGATGTCCATGCCACTGACAGAGGACAACCTCCGATGAGTACTGACTGCAGAGTTATTATCAAAGTTATCGATGAAAATGACAACACACCTGAAATAGAGGTGACGTCTCTGTCAAAGATGGTGTCTGAAGACTCAAAACCTGGGACTGTCGTTTCTCTCATTAGCGTCACAGACAGAGACGCCGGTTTAAACGGCAAAGTAACATGTAGTCTTTCAGATAATGTGCCATTCGAATTAAAACCGTCTTTTCAAGATAATATGTACTCGTTAGTTTTGAAACATCGTTTGGATCGAGAATCAGTTTCACATTATGATTTAGAAATAACAGCTACGGACTTTGGGCAGCCTCCCCTTTCTACATTCAAAACTCTGAGTATTGATGTGTCAGACGTGAATGACAACAACCCAGAGTTTTTGTATAATCCAGTCGAACTTTACCTGGTAGAAAATAATGTCCCAGGTAGAATAATATTTTCTGTGACAGCTTCGGATAAAGACTTGGATGAAAATGCGGCTTTAACTTATCATATTGTTAGAGAGGAAGGTAGTCAAGttaaaaatgcagcatttttaagCATCAATTCAGATAATGGACAAATATCCGCGCAAAAAAGTTTCGACTTTGAGACACTGAAAACGTTCCACTTCCACGTTGTTGCGTCAGATTCCGGAACTCCGTCACTGAGCAGcaacgtcacagtgaacgtgttcaTTCTGGATCAGAACGACAACGCTCCAGTCATCCTGTATCCAGTCAGCTCCAACGGTTCtgctgaaggtgtggaggagattcCCCGCAACGTGAACGCAGGACACTTGGTGACTAAAGTCAGAGCCTATGACGCTGATATAGGATATAACGGCTGGTTACTGTTCTCactgcaggaagtgactgaccACAGTCTCTTTGGTTTGGACCGCTACACAGGACAGATCAGAACACTTCGctcattcacagagacagacgaggcTGAGCACAAACTGATCATACTGGTGAAAGACAACGGGAACGTTTCTCTCTCAGCAACAGCTACTGTGATTGTCAAACTCGTGGAGCCCAAAGAGGCTTTTGCAGCTTCTGATGTTAAGAGTTCaacaaaagcagatgaagacaacaatgtgactttttacCTGATGATAACTTTGGGCTCAGTTTCAGCACTTTTTCTCATCAGCATCGTCGTGTTGATTTCAATGCAGTGCTCAAAATCATCCCCAGACTATACTTCTAAATATCTGCAAGAGACTAATTATGATGGGACACTGTGTCACAGCATCCAGTACAGATCTGGAGACAAACGCTACATGTTAGTTGGACCCAGGATGAGTATAGGATCTACTATAGTCCCAGGAAGTCATGCGAACACTCTGATGCTCcctgacaggaggaggggatCTGGAGAGGTAAGACCATGCTTTGATTTCA GCCCTGCCCATCCCTGGATCATCTCAGATGAAGGGGACATGCTTAGCGAGTACACGTCGTAG